From Mycobacterium lacus, one genomic window encodes:
- a CDS encoding M13 family metallopeptidase, with protein MTYLATRSGIDLSHVDADARPQDDLFGHVNGRWLAEHNIPPDRATDGAFRELFDRAEEQVRDLIVEASAAGAPVGTDQQRIGDLYASFLDEEAVERRGVRPLLDELATIDAATDRPALAAAIGALQRTGMGGGVALCVDTDSKDSTRYLVHFAQSGIGLPDESYFRDKQHADVLAAYPGHIARMFSLVYRGVGPEDPGAHAETAARIVALETKLAAAHWDVVKRRDADLTYNLRTFAELQADAVGFDWSGWVTALGTTPESVAEVIVRQPDYLTAFAALWDSEDLEDWKRWARWRLIRSRAPWLTDDLVAADFEFYGRLLTGAEQIRDRWKRGVSLVEGLLGDAVGKLYVQRHFPPGAKARIDALVDNLREAYRISINDLDWMTPQTRERALAKLNKFTAKVGYPTKWKDYSRLVIDRNDLYGNYQRGYAVNHDRELAKLGGPVDRDEWFMTPQTVNAYYNPGMNEIVFPAAILQPPFFDAEADDAANYGGIGAVIGHEIGHGFDDQGAKYDGDGNLVNWWTDDDRAEFGARTKALIEQYDAYTPRALDGEHHVNGAFTVGENIGDLGGLSIALLAYQLSLNGRPAPVIDGLTGVQRVFFGWAQVWRAKSRDAESIRRLAVDPHSPPEFRCNGVIRNVDAFYEAFDVAEEDALFLEPRRRVRIWN; from the coding sequence GTGACGTATCTGGCCACTCGCTCGGGCATCGACCTGAGCCATGTCGACGCCGATGCCCGGCCGCAAGACGACCTGTTCGGTCACGTCAACGGCCGCTGGCTGGCCGAACACAACATACCCCCGGACCGTGCGACCGATGGCGCTTTTCGCGAACTGTTCGACCGGGCCGAGGAGCAGGTGCGTGACCTGATCGTCGAAGCCAGCGCTGCCGGCGCCCCGGTCGGAACCGACCAGCAACGCATCGGCGACCTCTACGCCAGCTTCCTCGACGAGGAAGCCGTCGAACGCAGGGGCGTGCGGCCGTTGCTCGACGAACTGGCCACGATCGACGCGGCCACCGACCGTCCTGCGCTGGCCGCCGCCATCGGGGCGCTGCAACGCACCGGGATGGGCGGCGGCGTCGCACTGTGTGTCGATACCGATTCCAAGGACTCGACCCGTTATCTGGTGCACTTCGCCCAATCCGGCATCGGATTGCCCGACGAGTCATATTTCCGCGACAAGCAACACGCCGACGTGCTGGCCGCCTACCCGGGGCACATCGCCCGGATGTTCAGCCTGGTGTATCGGGGCGTGGGCCCCGAGGATCCCGGCGCCCACGCCGAGACCGCGGCCCGCATCGTGGCCTTGGAGACCAAACTCGCTGCCGCGCACTGGGACGTGGTCAAGCGCCGCGACGCGGACCTCACCTACAACCTGCGGACCTTCGCCGAGCTACAGGCCGACGCGGTGGGCTTCGACTGGTCGGGCTGGGTGACCGCGTTGGGCACCACACCCGAGTCCGTCGCAGAAGTCATTGTGCGCCAACCCGATTACCTCACGGCGTTCGCCGCGCTCTGGGACAGCGAGGATCTGGAGGACTGGAAACGCTGGGCGCGTTGGCGTTTGATCCGCTCCCGCGCCCCCTGGCTGACCGACGACCTCGTGGCCGCCGACTTCGAGTTTTATGGCCGGCTGCTGACCGGTGCGGAGCAAATCCGTGACCGGTGGAAGCGGGGGGTGTCGCTGGTGGAAGGCCTGCTGGGCGATGCCGTGGGAAAGCTCTACGTGCAGCGGCATTTCCCGCCGGGAGCCAAGGCCCGCATCGACGCCCTGGTGGACAACCTGCGGGAGGCGTACCGGATCAGCATCAACGACCTGGACTGGATGACGCCGCAGACCCGAGAGCGCGCGCTGGCCAAGCTGAACAAGTTCACCGCCAAGGTCGGTTACCCGACCAAGTGGAAGGACTACTCAAGGCTGGTCATCGACCGCAACGACCTCTACGGCAACTACCAACGCGGATACGCGGTCAACCACGACCGCGAGCTGGCCAAGCTGGGCGGGCCGGTCGACCGTGACGAATGGTTCATGACGCCACAGACCGTCAACGCCTACTACAACCCGGGTATGAACGAAATCGTGTTCCCCGCAGCGATTTTACAGCCACCATTCTTCGACGCCGAGGCCGATGACGCCGCCAACTACGGGGGCATCGGGGCCGTGATCGGCCATGAGATCGGGCACGGCTTCGACGACCAAGGCGCCAAGTACGACGGCGACGGCAACCTTGTCAACTGGTGGACCGACGACGACCGCGCCGAGTTCGGCGCCCGCACCAAAGCACTGATCGAGCAATACGACGCGTATACACCCCGAGCGCTGGACGGCGAGCACCACGTGAACGGCGCGTTCACGGTCGGCGAGAACATCGGCGACCTGGGCGGGCTATCCATCGCGCTGCTGGCCTATCAGCTGTCACTGAATGGCCGGCCCGCTCCGGTCATCGACGGTCTGACCGGTGTGCAGCGCGTGTTCTTCGGCTGGGCGCAGGTGTGGCGGGCCAAATCGCGTGACGCGGAGTCGATCCGGCGGCTGGCGGTGGATCCGCACTCCCCGCCGGAGTTCCGGTGCAACGGCGTCATCCGCAACGTCGACGCCTTTTACGAGGCCTTTGACGTCGCCGAGGAGGATGCCCTCTTCCTGGAGCCGCGCCGCCGGGTCCGCATCTGGAATTAG
- a CDS encoding molybdopterin oxidoreductase family protein, with the protein MTTTDWQPTACILCECNCGIVVQVEDRRLARIRGDKNHPCSRGYTCNKALRLDHYQNNRARLTSPMRRRPDGTYEEIDWDTAIVEVAEGFKRIRDDYGGDKIFYYGGGGQGNHLGGAYSGAFLKALGARYRSNALAQEKTGEAWVDGQLYGGHTRGEFEHAEVSVFIGKNPWMSQSFPRARVVLNEIAKDPDRSMIVIDPVVTDTAKMADFHLRVRPGTDAWCLAALAAALVQQNLCDEQFLADHVQGADTVRAVLREVPVADYAQRCGIDEELLRAAARRIGAAASVAVFEDLGIQQGPNSTLCSYLNKLLWILTGNFAKKGGQHLHSSFAPLLGQVSGRTPVTGAPIIGGLIPGNVVPEEILTDHPNRFRAMIVESGNPAHSLADSTACRQAFQALELMVVIDVAMTETARLAHYVLPAASQFEKPEATFFNFEFPHNGFQLRHPLFEPLPGTLPEPEIWARLVRALGVVDDADLRPLREAAQRGRRAYTEAFLTAMATNPTVAKLLPYVLYETLGPTLPHGLAGAAALWGLAQKTAMAYPDAVRRAGHADGNALFDAILESPSGVTFTVHNYEDDFALIAHADHKIALEIPEMLDDLRALACAPARLTTSEFPIVLSVGERRAYTANDIFRDPSWRKRDADGALRVSVEDAQSVGLVDGGRARITTAAGSAEATVEITETMQPGHAALPNGFGLDYTDDDGRTVVPGVAPNALTSTQWRDPYAGTPWHKHVPARIEPCRADTESHA; encoded by the coding sequence ATGACCACCACTGATTGGCAGCCCACCGCGTGCATCCTCTGCGAATGCAACTGCGGCATCGTCGTGCAAGTCGAGGACCGCAGGCTGGCTCGCATCCGGGGGGACAAAAACCATCCCTGCTCGCGCGGTTACACCTGCAACAAGGCGCTGCGCCTGGACCACTACCAGAACAACCGTGCTCGCCTGACGTCGCCGATGCGCCGCCGGCCGGATGGAACCTACGAGGAGATCGACTGGGACACCGCGATTGTCGAGGTTGCCGAGGGATTCAAGCGCATCCGCGACGACTACGGTGGCGACAAGATCTTCTACTACGGCGGCGGAGGGCAGGGCAATCATCTTGGCGGGGCATACAGCGGTGCATTCCTGAAGGCCCTGGGTGCGCGCTACCGGTCAAATGCGTTGGCGCAAGAGAAAACTGGCGAAGCGTGGGTCGATGGTCAGCTGTACGGCGGTCACACCCGGGGCGAATTCGAGCACGCCGAGGTGTCGGTGTTCATCGGAAAGAACCCGTGGATGTCGCAGAGCTTCCCGCGAGCCCGGGTGGTGCTCAACGAGATTGCCAAAGACCCGGACCGGTCGATGATCGTGATCGATCCCGTCGTCACCGACACCGCGAAGATGGCCGACTTCCACCTTCGGGTGCGACCCGGCACCGACGCCTGGTGCCTGGCGGCCCTAGCAGCTGCGCTGGTTCAGCAAAACCTGTGCGACGAGCAATTTCTCGCTGACCACGTCCAGGGCGCCGACACCGTGCGCGCTGTCCTGCGTGAAGTGCCCGTCGCCGACTACGCGCAGCGTTGCGGGATCGACGAAGAGCTGTTGCGTGCGGCGGCGCGGCGCATCGGTGCCGCCGCCAGCGTGGCGGTGTTCGAAGACCTCGGCATCCAGCAGGGACCCAACAGCACCCTGTGCTCCTATCTGAACAAGTTGCTGTGGATCCTGACCGGCAATTTCGCCAAAAAGGGCGGCCAGCACCTGCATTCGTCCTTCGCTCCACTGCTCGGCCAGGTCTCTGGCCGCACACCCGTCACCGGCGCGCCCATTATCGGGGGCTTGATCCCGGGCAATGTTGTGCCCGAGGAGATCCTGACCGACCATCCGAACCGGTTCCGCGCAATGATCGTCGAAAGCGGGAACCCCGCACACTCGCTGGCCGATTCGACCGCGTGCCGCCAGGCTTTCCAGGCTCTGGAACTGATGGTGGTCATCGACGTCGCGATGACCGAGACCGCCAGACTCGCACACTACGTCCTCCCCGCCGCCTCCCAGTTCGAGAAGCCGGAAGCTACGTTCTTCAACTTCGAGTTCCCGCACAACGGTTTTCAGTTGCGCCACCCGCTGTTCGAACCATTGCCGGGCACGCTGCCCGAACCGGAGATATGGGCTCGCTTGGTGCGGGCTCTCGGCGTGGTGGATGACGCGGACCTGAGGCCGCTGCGCGAAGCCGCACAGCGAGGACGTCGGGCCTATACCGAGGCGTTCCTCACCGCGATGGCGACCAATCCGACTGTGGCGAAACTACTTCCGTACGTGCTCTACGAAACGCTGGGGCCGACGCTGCCGCACGGGTTGGCCGGGGCGGCCGCCCTATGGGGGCTCGCCCAGAAGACTGCCATGGCCTATCCCGACGCCGTTCGGCGTGCCGGCCACGCCGACGGCAACGCGCTATTCGACGCGATCCTGGAGAGTCCTTCCGGGGTCACCTTCACCGTGCACAACTACGAGGACGACTTCGCGCTGATCGCCCACGCCGACCACAAGATCGCGTTGGAAATCCCCGAAATGCTGGACGACCTAAGGGCACTCGCCTGCGCGCCAGCCCGGCTCACCACCTCGGAGTTTCCGATCGTGCTGTCGGTGGGTGAGCGGCGCGCCTACACCGCCAACGACATCTTCCGCGACCCGTCCTGGCGGAAACGCGACGCCGACGGGGCGCTGCGCGTCAGTGTTGAAGACGCGCAATCGGTTGGACTCGTCGACGGAGGCCGGGCTCGCATCACCACCGCGGCCGGCAGCGCCGAGGCGACCGTCGAGATCACCGAGACGATGCAGCCCGGACACGCCGCCCTGCCCAACGGTTTTGGGCTCGACTACACCGATGACGATGGGCGAACCGTCGTTCCGGGCGTCGCGCCGAATGCGCTCACCTCCACCCAGTGGCGCGACCCCTACGCCGGTACGCCCTGGCACAAGCACGTGCCCGCGCGCATCGAACCGTGCCGAGCAGACACAGAATCGCACGCTTAG
- a CDS encoding TetR/AcrR family transcriptional regulator codes for MRSPRERMVVSAALLIRERGAHATAISDVLQHSGAPRGSAYHYFPGGRTQLLCEAVDYAGEYVAAIIDDAQRSVELLDTLVDKYREQLLGSDFRAGCPIAAVSVEAGEAADRERMAPVIERAAAVFDRWCDLIAQRFIADGMTPERAKGLAALVTSALEGALLLARARRDLTPLDLVHRQLRDLLLAELPEGTRDDHH; via the coding sequence ATGCGAAGCCCTCGCGAGCGGATGGTGGTGTCTGCTGCGCTGTTGATCAGGGAGCGCGGTGCACACGCCACCGCCATCTCGGACGTTCTGCAGCACAGCGGGGCGCCGCGCGGATCGGCCTACCACTATTTCCCGGGCGGGCGCACCCAATTGCTGTGCGAGGCGGTCGACTACGCCGGCGAATATGTCGCCGCGATCATCGACGACGCCCAGCGGAGCGTTGAGCTGTTGGACACATTGGTCGACAAGTACCGCGAGCAGCTGCTCGGCAGTGACTTCCGCGCGGGCTGCCCCATCGCCGCGGTCTCGGTTGAAGCGGGCGAGGCTGCCGATCGGGAGCGGATGGCTCCGGTGATCGAGCGCGCTGCCGCGGTGTTCGACCGTTGGTGCGACCTGATCGCGCAGCGTTTCATCGCCGACGGCATGACGCCGGAGCGGGCCAAAGGCCTTGCGGCCTTGGTCACCTCAGCTCTTGAGGGCGCGTTGCTGCTGGCGCGCGCGCGGCGCGACCTGACACCGCTTGATCTCGTTCACCGCCAGCTGCGCGACCTGCTACTGGCCGAACTGCCGGAAGGAACCCGCGATGACCACCACTGA
- a CDS encoding response regulator transcription factor, with amino-acid sequence MRMTPAAVTSVALLACDPLTEEGALARFSSFRQLDVRAWRAGCKAAVLLVLATTITGPLLSAIEEAQKDAAGDPPKLVVVADDLSEQQVVRMIDLELTGLLYRGRSTFNCIVETILLSAEGRLRLPEPVQRQLLGRVKSTGAAQPDAAGAACLGERAVDVLRLLSDGLSTSEVATKLNYSERTIKNIVHEVVTGLNLRNRTHAVAYALRAGVI; translated from the coding sequence ATGCGAATGACACCCGCGGCAGTCACCTCGGTCGCCCTACTGGCGTGCGACCCCCTGACCGAAGAGGGCGCGTTGGCCCGGTTCTCGAGTTTCCGACAACTCGACGTGCGCGCATGGCGGGCCGGATGCAAGGCCGCGGTTCTCCTCGTGTTGGCCACCACGATCACTGGACCGCTGTTGTCCGCTATCGAGGAAGCTCAGAAGGACGCCGCCGGCGATCCGCCGAAACTGGTCGTCGTCGCTGACGATTTGTCCGAGCAACAGGTCGTCCGGATGATCGATCTGGAGCTGACGGGCTTGTTGTATCGCGGGCGGAGCACCTTCAATTGCATCGTCGAGACAATCCTGTTGTCCGCGGAAGGCCGCCTCCGACTCCCCGAACCTGTCCAGCGTCAGTTGCTCGGCCGCGTCAAATCGACTGGGGCGGCCCAACCCGACGCGGCGGGTGCCGCCTGCCTCGGCGAGCGTGCGGTGGACGTTTTGCGTCTGCTGTCGGACGGCCTGAGCACCAGCGAGGTGGCGACGAAACTCAATTACTCCGAGCGCACAATCAAGAACATCGTGCATGAGGTAGTGACCGGGCTGAACCTGCGCAATCGCACGCATGCTGTCGCGTATGCCCTGCGCGCAGGCGTCATCTAG
- a CDS encoding ABC transporter ATP-binding protein — MPTTWWWRLSGYVLRHRGDVLLGFGAALAGTVVAVLVPLVSKRVVDDAIAADHRPLAPWAAVLLTAAGAVYLLTFVRRYYGGRIAHLVQHDLRMDAFRSLMSWDGRQLDRWSGGQLIVRTTSDLQLVQGLLFDLPNVIRHVLTLLLCVAVMIWLSPLLALPAVLLVPVIALIARRSRRLLAVATECAQERYATVAGVVDAAISGIQVVKAFVQEERETERLGSAGRALYAARLRVERLNAHFGPLLQSLPALGQMAVFALGGWMAAQGSITVGTFVAFWSCLALVARPACDLAGMLTVAQQARAGAVRVFEVIDSQPTLLDGAKCLTSGAPPSLEFAHASFGYVANRPVLHDINLCVRPGETLAVVGAPGSGKSTLALLAMRCYDVAEGAVRIGGEDVRELTLGSLRSAIGVVPEEAVLFSGTIGANIAYGRPDATPAQIAEAARAAHVDEFVNTLPDGYATAVGARGLTLSGGQRQRIALARALLDRPRLLILDDPTSAVDAVIEYGIHEVLREVIADRTAIILTRRRSMLTLADRVAVLDSGRLLDIGTPDELWERCPRYRELLSPTRDLTGDLVDDDGAPACLPVPPAAHDSYARTAEPRDHAPSRLLRRPLRDFRGPLALSLLLVGVESCAGLLPPLLIRHGIDMGVRRHLLSALWCAAVGGTGAVVVRFLAQWGGAMVAGSAGEKVLFRLRSTVFSHTQRLGLAAFEDDGDAHIVTAVTSDVDAIVAFLRTGLVTAVVSAVTLVGILVALLAIHARLGLVIIVTLPLLALATWQFQRASNGIYRQARQRLGTMTATLREYAAGLRIAQAFRAESLGVQRYFAHSDDYRRTRVRGQRLLASYFPFVALLCSLATTLVLLDGGREVQAGVLSVGALVTYLLYVELLFTPIDQLSQMFDGYQQAAAAAARIRSLLSTPPPSSPALRPVGRLHGEVVFDAVNFRYRTREAPALAGIDLRIPAGQTVVFVGSTGSGKSTLLKLVARFYDPTVGTVRLDGCDLREFDIGGYRGRLGIVPQEPYLFAGTVRDAIAYGRPGATDAQVERAAREVGAHPMITALDGGYTHWVAAGGRNLSAGQSQLLALARACLVDPDILLLDEATVALDPATEAVVQRAVLGLAAGRTTLIVAHQLGIAEHADRVVVLEHGSVVEDGTHAELLARGGHYARLWEAHIRVGGPPQFEDRLLANNLVAATAR, encoded by the coding sequence ATGCCGACAACGTGGTGGTGGCGGTTGTCCGGGTATGTCCTCCGGCATCGAGGTGATGTGTTGCTGGGATTCGGGGCGGCGCTGGCCGGCACCGTTGTCGCCGTCCTGGTTCCGCTGGTATCCAAGCGCGTCGTCGACGATGCGATCGCGGCGGACCATCGGCCCCTGGCACCGTGGGCCGCTGTCCTGCTTACCGCTGCCGGTGCCGTCTACTTGCTGACCTTCGTGCGCCGGTACTACGGCGGTCGCATCGCCCACCTGGTGCAGCACGACCTGCGCATGGATGCCTTTCGGTCGCTGATGAGCTGGGATGGCCGCCAGCTTGACCGCTGGAGCGGCGGTCAGCTCATCGTCCGCACCACCAGCGACCTGCAGCTGGTGCAAGGGCTGCTGTTCGACCTGCCCAATGTGATCAGGCATGTGCTCACGCTGCTGCTCTGTGTTGCGGTCATGATCTGGTTGTCCCCGTTGCTGGCTCTGCCCGCGGTGCTGCTCGTACCGGTGATCGCCCTGATTGCTCGCCGCAGCCGCCGCTTGCTGGCAGTGGCCACCGAATGCGCTCAGGAGCGCTATGCCACGGTCGCGGGAGTTGTCGATGCGGCAATCTCCGGAATCCAGGTGGTCAAGGCCTTCGTGCAAGAAGAGCGGGAGACGGAAAGGCTCGGATCGGCCGGCCGCGCGCTCTATGCGGCGCGGCTGCGGGTAGAGCGGCTCAACGCGCACTTCGGTCCGCTGCTACAAAGCCTGCCGGCGCTGGGCCAGATGGCGGTCTTCGCGCTCGGGGGATGGATGGCGGCACAGGGCAGCATCACGGTGGGTACCTTCGTCGCCTTCTGGTCCTGCCTGGCACTGGTCGCACGGCCGGCGTGCGATCTGGCGGGGATGCTGACGGTTGCGCAGCAGGCGCGAGCCGGGGCGGTACGGGTATTCGAGGTTATCGACAGCCAGCCGACACTGCTCGACGGTGCCAAGTGCTTGACCTCGGGGGCTCCCCCGTCGCTCGAGTTTGCGCACGCATCGTTCGGATACGTCGCCAACCGCCCGGTCCTGCACGACATAAACCTCTGCGTCCGGCCCGGCGAAACCCTCGCCGTGGTCGGCGCACCGGGCAGCGGCAAATCCACGTTGGCGTTGCTGGCGATGCGTTGTTACGACGTCGCCGAGGGCGCGGTGCGGATCGGCGGCGAGGATGTGCGCGAGCTGACGCTCGGCTCGCTGCGGTCAGCTATCGGCGTGGTGCCCGAGGAGGCCGTCCTGTTCTCGGGCACGATCGGCGCGAACATCGCGTACGGTCGGCCGGATGCGACGCCGGCACAGATTGCCGAGGCGGCTCGGGCGGCGCACGTCGACGAGTTCGTCAACACCCTGCCCGACGGCTACGCGACGGCCGTCGGTGCGCGCGGGTTGACCCTGTCCGGCGGGCAACGCCAGCGCATCGCCCTGGCCCGGGCGCTGCTCGACCGGCCGCGGTTGTTGATTCTGGACGATCCGACCTCCGCGGTGGACGCCGTCATCGAATACGGAATTCATGAGGTGCTGCGCGAAGTCATCGCGGATCGCACCGCGATCATCCTCACCCGCCGGCGGTCCATGCTCACATTGGCCGACCGGGTCGCGGTGCTGGATTCCGGGCGGCTGCTCGACATCGGCACCCCCGACGAGTTGTGGGAACGGTGTCCTCGATACCGGGAATTGCTGTCGCCCACACGGGATCTCACCGGTGACCTCGTTGACGACGATGGCGCGCCGGCATGCCTGCCGGTGCCACCGGCCGCACACGACTCATACGCCCGCACCGCCGAACCTCGCGACCACGCACCCAGCCGCTTGTTACGTCGCCCGCTGCGCGATTTCCGCGGCCCGCTTGCGCTGAGCCTGCTCCTGGTAGGAGTCGAAAGCTGCGCGGGTTTGCTACCGCCCCTGCTCATCCGCCACGGTATCGACATGGGGGTGCGCCGGCACCTGCTATCGGCGCTGTGGTGCGCGGCGGTCGGGGGCACGGGCGCCGTGGTCGTCCGGTTTCTGGCGCAGTGGGGGGGTGCCATGGTCGCCGGATCCGCCGGTGAGAAGGTGCTGTTTCGCTTGCGGTCCACCGTGTTCTCCCATACGCAGCGACTGGGCCTGGCTGCGTTTGAAGACGACGGGGATGCCCACATCGTTACCGCAGTCACCTCCGACGTCGATGCCATCGTCGCGTTCTTGCGCACGGGTCTGGTCACCGCGGTGGTCAGTGCGGTGACTCTGGTGGGCATCCTCGTGGCGCTGTTGGCGATTCACGCCAGGCTGGGGCTGGTCATCATCGTCACGCTGCCACTGCTGGCCCTTGCGACCTGGCAATTCCAGCGAGCGTCGAACGGGATCTACCGGCAGGCACGCCAACGGCTGGGGACGATGACCGCTACCTTGCGTGAGTATGCGGCGGGGCTGCGGATCGCGCAGGCATTCCGCGCCGAAAGCCTCGGAGTGCAACGCTATTTCGCGCACAGCGACGACTATCGCCGAACGCGCGTGCGCGGACAGCGGCTATTGGCCTCGTACTTTCCGTTCGTGGCTTTGCTGTGCAGCCTGGCGACGACCCTGGTGCTGCTCGACGGCGGGCGCGAGGTCCAGGCGGGCGTGCTATCGGTCGGCGCACTGGTGACCTACCTGCTCTATGTCGAACTGCTGTTCACGCCGATAGACCAACTTTCACAAATGTTCGACGGGTATCAGCAGGCGGCGGCGGCGGCCGCGCGGATCCGGTCGTTGCTGAGCACGCCGCCGCCGTCGTCACCGGCGTTGCGGCCGGTGGGCAGGTTGCACGGCGAGGTGGTGTTCGACGCCGTCAACTTCCGGTACCGGACCCGGGAAGCGCCGGCATTGGCCGGTATCGACCTGCGAATTCCGGCCGGACAGACGGTGGTGTTCGTCGGCTCCACCGGGTCCGGGAAATCCACCCTGCTCAAGTTGGTGGCGCGGTTCTACGATCCGACCGTGGGGACGGTGCGGCTCGACGGATGCGACCTGAGGGAGTTCGATATCGGCGGCTATCGCGGCCGGCTCGGCATCGTTCCGCAGGAACCCTACCTGTTCGCTGGGACGGTGCGCGATGCCATCGCATACGGACGGCCCGGTGCCACCGATGCACAGGTCGAGCGGGCCGCGCGGGAGGTCGGGGCCCATCCGATGATCACCGCACTCGACGGCGGGTACACCCACTGGGTCGCCGCGGGCGGGCGCAATCTCTCCGCCGGCCAGTCGCAGTTGCTCGCGTTGGCTCGGGCGTGTCTGGTCGATCCCGATATCCTGCTGCTCGACGAGGCCACCGTCGCCTTGGATCCCGCCACCGAGGCGGTGGTGCAGCGGGCGGTTCTCGGGCTGGCGGCTGGCCGGACGACTTTGATTGTGGCCCACCAGCTCGGAATTGCCGAACACGCCGATCGTGTTGTCGTGCTCGAGCACGGGAGCGTTGTCGAGGACGGCACCCATGCCGAACTCCTCGCTCGTGGCGGACACTATGCGCGGCTGTGGGAGGCCCACATTCGAGTGGGTGGGCCGCCGCAATTCGAGGACAGGTTGTTGGCGAACAACTTGGTCGCGGCCACCGCACGTTAG
- a CDS encoding L,D-transpeptidase — MSGWASGRLFGAMKAAGIASVMGPPLGVVMVLTAGLALADPDPAPGDPGVVAPPAGPAAGEDPTPFIGTAPFGPPKFTPANGSTVGVAQPIIIDFPARVDDAGVAESAIHISSIPPVAGKFYWQTPTQLRWRPLSFWPAHTEVTIDAGGTVSSFRTGDELLATADDATHQLTVTRNGVVEKTFPMSMGMAAGGHQTANGTYYVQEKLASVVMDSSTYGVPVNSANGYRLTVTDAVRFDNSGNFVHSAPWSVDDQGRRDVSHGCINLSPANAKWFFTNFGPGDPIVVKNSVGTYTRNDGSNDWQS, encoded by the coding sequence ATGTCGGGCTGGGCGAGCGGAAGGCTCTTCGGCGCTATGAAGGCGGCCGGAATAGCCTCGGTAATGGGCCCTCCATTGGGCGTTGTGATGGTGCTGACTGCGGGTCTTGCGCTGGCAGATCCCGATCCCGCTCCCGGTGATCCAGGGGTCGTCGCGCCCCCCGCGGGTCCCGCCGCCGGAGAGGACCCGACACCGTTCATCGGCACGGCGCCATTCGGGCCGCCGAAGTTCACCCCTGCCAATGGCTCGACGGTGGGCGTGGCCCAGCCGATCATCATCGATTTCCCAGCGCGGGTCGATGACGCGGGCGTCGCCGAAAGCGCGATTCACATTTCGTCGATCCCGCCGGTTGCGGGCAAGTTCTACTGGCAGACCCCGACCCAGCTGCGCTGGCGCCCGTTGAGCTTCTGGCCCGCCCACACCGAGGTGACCATCGACGCGGGCGGCACGGTGTCGAGCTTCCGAACGGGCGATGAGCTGCTGGCGACCGCCGATGACGCCACGCACCAGCTGACCGTTACCCGAAACGGCGTCGTCGAGAAGACGTTCCCGATGTCGATGGGCATGGCGGCCGGCGGCCACCAAACCGCAAACGGCACCTACTACGTTCAGGAGAAGCTGGCGTCGGTGGTGATGGATTCCTCGACGTACGGTGTCCCGGTCAACTCGGCGAACGGCTACCGGTTGACGGTGACGGACGCCGTCCGGTTCGACAACAGCGGTAACTTCGTGCATAGCGCGCCGTGGTCGGTTGACGACCAGGGCAGGCGCGACGTCAGCCACGGCTGTATCAACCTCAGTCCCGCCAACGCCAAGTGGTTCTTCACCAACTTCGGTCCCGGTGATCCCATCGTGGTGAAGAACTCCGTCGGCACCTACACCAGGAACGACGGCTCCAACGACTGGCAGAGCTAG
- a CDS encoding L,D-transpeptidase: MSRGTRGHKGGRLLAVLNGAGLAFGLACAFMFALVLGTGTALADPDEASGDPGGVGAPVGPAAPPADPLALPPAPDPLAPPPADPLAVPVGPVAGQDPTPFVGEPPFRPPSFNPVNGALVGVAKPIIINFQVPIADQAMAERAIHISSIPPVPGKFYWMSPTQVRWRPLSFWPANTAVNIDAAGTKSSFRTGDSLVATADDATHQMTITRNGAVVQTFPMSMGMSAGNHQTPNGTYYVLEKMATVVMDSSTYGVPVNSANGYKVTVSDAVRIDNSGNFVHSAPWSVADQGKRDVSHGCINLSPANAKWFFDNFGSGDPVVVKNSVGTYTKNDGAQDWQL, translated from the coding sequence ATGTCGCGCGGGACGAGGGGCCACAAGGGGGGTCGCCTCCTAGCCGTTCTGAACGGAGCCGGGCTGGCCTTTGGGCTGGCCTGCGCGTTCATGTTTGCACTGGTCCTGGGCACGGGCACGGCACTGGCCGACCCGGACGAGGCTTCCGGCGATCCGGGCGGGGTTGGCGCACCCGTCGGCCCGGCGGCGCCCCCGGCTGACCCGTTGGCGCTGCCGCCCGCGCCTGACCCGCTGGCGCCGCCACCGGCCGACCCGCTGGCCGTGCCCGTCGGCCCGGTCGCCGGGCAGGACCCCACGCCGTTCGTCGGTGAGCCGCCGTTCCGGCCGCCGTCCTTCAACCCGGTCAACGGGGCGCTGGTCGGCGTGGCCAAGCCGATCATCATCAACTTCCAGGTGCCGATCGCCGACCAGGCAATGGCGGAACGGGCCATCCACATCTCGTCGATCCCTCCGGTGCCGGGCAAGTTCTATTGGATGAGCCCGACGCAAGTGCGCTGGCGCCCGCTGAGCTTCTGGCCGGCCAACACCGCGGTAAACATCGATGCGGCCGGCACCAAGTCGAGCTTCCGGACCGGTGATTCGTTGGTGGCCACGGCCGACGACGCCACACACCAGATGACGATCACGCGCAATGGGGCCGTGGTGCAGACCTTCCCGATGTCGATGGGCATGTCGGCCGGCAACCACCAAACCCCGAACGGCACCTACTACGTGCTGGAGAAGATGGCCACGGTGGTGATGGATTCCTCGACCTACGGTGTCCCGGTCAACTCGGCCAACGGCTACAAGGTGACGGTTTCCGACGCCGTGCGGATCGACAACAGCGGCAACTTCGTGCACAGCGCGCCGTGGTCGGTGGCCGACCAGGGCAAGCGCGACGTCAGCCACGGCTGCATCAACTTGAGCCCGGCCAACGCGAAGTGGTTTTTCGACAACTTCGGCAGCGGCGATCCGGTCGTGGTGAAGAACTCCGTCGGCACCTACACGAAGAACGACGGCGCCCAGGACTGGCAGCTGTAG